GCCTCGCAGCAAGGGGCGGAGTCTGTAGGGGCAGTGGGTGGGGCTTCTAGAGCCTGCGCAGTGAGCGTCTGTCGTACACCTGCGAAGTCCGAGGGGCTCGGGGCCCGCTTCCCTCCACACCCGGTGCCGCAAAGGTGGAATTCGTGTCCGGACCGGTCTGACTGGCCTCATGCAGGCCACCCCGGTCACGCTGGCTTCTGGGCCACCTCTGATTTGATCCCGCCCTTCCTGGGGGCTCCGTTGGGCACCAAAGACTGGGGGCGCAGATCCTTGACCCACCCTACTGCCCTAATCGCTCCGAGGGGTGAAGATCACCAGTGCCAGGCCCAGACCCAAGTACTCACATCCATCGTCATCCcgtcacacacagacacacacacacacacacacacacacacgcacgcacacggcGACCCTGTGTGGCAGGTGCTACCCGCCAACTTAACAGATGAAAGTGGGAGAcgctggtggggtggggagctggtGGCCCCTGAGCGCGCCAAGAGAAGCTGCATTTTCAGAAATGAGCTACAAACAACACTTGCGAATGAAGCCCCTGTCGTCGCCAATTGTAAGGTCAGTTTTAGCAAAGGtgtgtaaataaaacattttttatcagTTAGAAACCTATAAACCTCAGAGCAGTCTGTGCTCTCAGACATCTTAGCCCCTGTCTGCCAAGCAGAGGCTGTTGGTTGAAGTGAGgacctctgccctctgcctcaaAACAGGGGCCCTGAGGTAGGCGAGTGATGGCTGGGGTTCCCCAGCCCACCGCAGGCCTGGGAGCTGAGGCTGACTTCAGGCTcacctcctgccctccttcctggcGAGCTGCAGGTCCTGGGAGGGATGACGACGTGCCTCAGATGCATGgaggctgagtcacccaggctggCCGTGCCCCTCGGAGCCCAGGCTGGGCCACCACCCACCTGAGAAGGAAGGGTGGGTGGCTGctgtgctgggagagctggggcCTCCTGGGATCTTGGGAACCCCATCTTTGAGCTCCGCCccacggccccgcccctccccaggagGGAAAAGGCAGCTGCCAGTTGCCTGCCTCACAGGCACTGGGACCTGGCCCACAGGACGAGAGGGGACACCGCTGCCATCAGCACTGCAGGTGGGTCCTGGGCTGAGGGGCTTCCCTGAACTGGGGCTCGGCCACGGGGACGGCACAGCTGcatctcccagcctccccaccccatcccccactgcCACGCAAGGAGGGCAGCTGGGAGACCTCGGCCCTCACACCCAGCTCACTCCCATGCGCACCCACACGACACATAAGCCTTGTACACCCTGGTGTCTCCACAGCCTGGCCCTTTGCGGGTTGGGCACTCTCTTGGGCTGCAGCTCTGCCCCTCCGCTGAGCTGATActgtctcctctgcctgcccccgCCAGGCTGGGCCATGGACCCACATGAGATGGTCGTCAAGAACCCGTATGCTCATGTCAGCATCCCTCGGGCTCACCTGCGGCCTGATCTGGGGCAGCGGCTGGAGACGGCTCCTCCTTCCTGGGGGTCCCAGCCTCTGCCTGTGGGATCCTGCACCTCGGAGCCCACCGGGCTCTTGCAGCCCTCCGAGGAGGCTCCAGGGAGCAAGGGGGCCAAGGGGACCACCCGGGTCCAGGGCCAGCAGAGCTGGCAGCAGCCCTGCAACCCCTACAGCGGTGGGCAGCGCCCGGCAGGACTGACCTACGCTGGCCTGCCACCCATCGGGCGCGGGGATGACATCGCCCACCACTGCTGCTGCTGTCCCTGCTGTTCCTGCTGCCACTGCCCTCGCTTCTGCCGCTGCCACAGCTGCTGCTGCGTCATCTCCTAGCCCAGCCCCTGCCGGGCCGAGGGGCCTCCCGCAGGACCCCAACATGGCTCAGGCAGCCACAGCGGTGCCCACATGTTTGGGGCAGCCACTGGACCATTGTCGTGGGAGGTGGCCACTTTCCACCCTGGATAGGAGTATCTACCTGCCACAGAGGCCAACAGCCCAGCTCCGGCCCCTTGAAACAGAGCCCTGGGCACTGGCTGTAATGGCAGCCCTGGGGACACCCTTGACCACCTCCCTCAGGGCCCGCAGCCCCGGCAATAAATCAGAGTGACCTTTGTTCTGGTGACTCTTCTCTGCTGCTGCCCCCTTGAAGTGGGTCCCGGGCTGGACACAACCACCGACCTCAAGCCTCTGTGGTACATTCAGGGGTGGGGAAGCCACTGATGACATCCTAACCTGTGCTGCAGGTCTCCGGTCCGCCCAGAGGCTGGACAGAAGGGGTGGGAGTGTgtcccctgccctggcccagaCGGGCCTGGGTTCGAGCTGTCTTGTGTTCCCTAGGGCTGAGGCCGAGCCTGAGAGGTCAGCCAGTGGGTCAGACGATAGGAGGGTGTGGTGTTTGGAGCCAGGGGGGTGGAGCCCTAAGAAAGGCCTCCAGGAGGAGGGTCACGTTGGCGGGACTGCGCGGGTGGGGCCAGCACTGGCAAGTTTCTCGGAGCGGGGGCCCAGGCAGCCAGGACCGAGCCCTGCCCACCGGTGAGTCACGGCCCTACCTCGGCCGGGGTGTTTTTCTGGTTCCCCGTGAAATGTCCCATTCCTGCACATCTGTTGTGTGGCACCCAAGCCATGCTGCTCATCTGGTGTCCAGCCTCCAGGGCCTGGGCCTCCTGGACGAGGTGAGCAGAAAAGGAGCTGGCCGGTGAGGCCCCTCGGAGAACATGTCTCCCCTCTGTCTGAGCAGGGTGATGTgcctgcctgggggtggggggggggcgggggacgagTGGAGAGCTGAGCTGCTTAGCACTGTCCTCACCTCACTGCCGAGGGGAGGCTGGGATGCCAGGGCAAGGAGCGAGTGGTAGGGCCGGCGCTGGGCACTCTGTGCTTtccagggccaggcagggccaGCCAGAGGAGGAAGCCGAGCTGGCCTTGCTGGATGGACGGGTCCCGGTGCCAGCCCTTCCCCGACCCAGGGTGACTGGCCGAAGGGCAAGACCCGTCTCTGGGTGTGGGTGGATATGTCATTGGCCTGACTGTACAGGGGCTCCGGTGTGCCAGTTTCCTGGCCCCTGCCCCATGGCCTGCCTCTACCAGAGGATGACCCCACCCAGGCCAGCCCCGGAAACCTGTCCAACCAGACAGAGAGGCTGTGGACTGCCAGGGTGGTAGGAGTAAGGAGGAGCTCCTCTGGCTCTGACTTGCTCCCAGCTGAGCAGTGAGGGTGCCGAGGGTCCTGACCCCATCCTGGCCATTCTTGACACACCCTGTTCTGCTGTACCCACAGTCATGGCCAGTGGGCTGGCCTGGGGGCTATGGCCAGGCAGatgctgggggggcggggtgtaGCCTCTAATGGGGTCGACCAGGGCTAGCCACAGTGCCCTGCACCTCAGGGAGGTTCTGGGtggtccctgtgtgtgtgtgtgtggggggggtctcCACAGCTGTGCTTGAGCACCCCCTTGGGACCTTGCGGGGCCGGCCACTGCCGTATGATGGGGACGGAGGGGACAGACCAGGTGGGAGGAAGGTGCTGGGACAAATCAACTTGGACACACACACTATGATTGAGCTTTGGGGGAGCAGGACCCCTCAGGGCTCGGAGCCCGTGAGGGTTGTAGCAGGTTACCTCGAAGAGGCGGTGTTCGAGCTGGGAGCTGAAGGATGGAGACACGCAGGTCAAGGCCGGAGAGCTTTCCTGGTGTGAGGTGGGGGGAGCATTaagaggagggtgggagagggtcTGGGCGGCCGGGGTGGGGACAAGGACCATGGTGAGCTGTGAAGCCGGGCCTGGGTGGGGGCCTAGTGGAGCTGGGTCCAGGcatggaggggtgtgtgtgtgggggggggtgagggcagaCTGGGGGGGCACCTTATCTCCTGCTGAGTTGGTGGTGCCTAGTGGATCCAGTTGCAAGCGCTTTGTGGCTGAAAGGAGAGCCCACTGCCTGCCTCCCTGCTGCCTCGCCTGCGCTCGGCCAGTAATGCGAGCCCCAGCGAGGGAGCCGCAGGGCGGCCTGGGTCCCCCCCTCAAGCCCCGGACATCCTCTGGACAGAGCTGCCCATGAGAGCGGATGCAGGTAAGAGAGGCCTGGGGCTCAGGCAGGCTGGGGTGTGGGGCGGTGTGGAGCTGGGCAGGAGGGCCCAAACAGGGGGACAGGATGCTGCCCGGTCGGCAGCCGCAGGAGCCCAGCCTGGGCCCAGGCCCCGGCGTCTGGGGCCCCACTGGCCACCACCCACCCTCTCAGGTCTGCAGAGgcccaggctcccccaccccccacccccagggtcgGGGCCCAAACGGTGCCAGACGAcggcagaggcaggcagggtgggCTGCAGCGCCCCTGCTCGCCTCCCCCAGGATGCTGCAGCCAGAGAGCTCCCGGGTCTCCGAGGAGGGGACTGCCACTGGGTC
Above is a window of Panthera tigris isolate Pti1 chromosome D4, P.tigris_Pti1_mat1.1, whole genome shotgun sequence DNA encoding:
- the CYSRT1 gene encoding cysteine-rich tail protein 1, with the translated sequence MDPHEMVVKNPYAHVSIPRAHLRPDLGQRLETAPPSWGSQPLPVGSCTSEPTGLLQPSEEAPGSKGAKGTTRVQGQQSWQQPCNPYSGGQRPAGLTYAGLPPIGRGDDIAHHCCCCPCCSCCHCPRFCRCHSCCCVIS